The uncultured Desulfuromonas sp. genome has a segment encoding these proteins:
- a CDS encoding LysR family transcriptional regulator, whose product MEISDLNIFLAVARQGSITRAAEQLNYVQSNVTTRIRQLEEQLGVVLFYRKSKGVCLTACGTTLYDYAERIIQLTHEARHALSDEGAPHGPLLISSMEATAAVRLPSVLAEYHRRYPQVELNLVTAPSADSLKKLLDFQVEGAFVAGEMNLKQVEAQRVFEEELLLVAPPEMDPFAADPLKILVFRAGCSYRAQLESWLRQNGRLNYQVVELGSIEGIVACVAAGMGISFLPRSVVERPHLAENCALHDVPDGFGRMTTWFVWRRHEKLSKAFLAFQDLLPVC is encoded by the coding sequence ATGGAAATCAGTGACCTGAACATCTTTCTGGCCGTGGCCCGGCAGGGCAGTATTACCCGCGCTGCCGAGCAGTTGAACTATGTGCAATCCAATGTCACGACACGGATTCGTCAGCTGGAGGAGCAGCTGGGCGTCGTGCTGTTTTATCGTAAGAGTAAGGGGGTGTGCCTGACCGCTTGCGGAACGACACTGTATGACTATGCCGAACGGATTATCCAACTGACCCATGAGGCACGCCATGCGCTGAGTGATGAGGGCGCACCGCACGGACCGCTGCTGATCAGCTCGATGGAGGCAACGGCCGCCGTCCGTCTACCGAGTGTGTTGGCTGAGTATCATCGGCGTTATCCCCAGGTTGAGCTGAACCTGGTGACGGCACCTTCGGCGGATTCGCTGAAGAAGTTGCTCGATTTTCAGGTCGAAGGGGCGTTCGTTGCCGGTGAAATGAACCTTAAGCAGGTCGAAGCGCAACGGGTCTTTGAGGAAGAACTGCTTCTTGTTGCGCCACCCGAGATGGATCCCTTTGCAGCCGATCCGCTGAAAATACTCGTTTTCCGAGCGGGATGTTCCTACCGGGCGCAGTTGGAAAGCTGGCTGCGACAAAACGGGCGATTGAACTATCAGGTGGTTGAATTAGGCTCCATCGAAGGGATTGTCGCCTGTGTGGCGGCTGGGATGGGCATCAGTTTCCTGCCGCGTAGCGTGGTGGAACGGCCGCATCTGGCCGAGAATTGTGCCTTACATGACGTGCCGGATGGCTTTGGCCGAATGACGACATGGTTTGTCTGGCGGCGCCATGAAAAGCTCAGCAAGGCGTTCCTGGCCTTTCAGGATCTGTTGCCGGTTTGCTGA
- a CDS encoding DUF2284 domain-containing protein, whose amino-acid sequence MEESQLRQFTDKALALGMDDARCVGVTELPIDPTLTDYCLECGAYGESALCPPHRGAIEDVPGMLAGYEWAVVFKRDLPVVDLQSKEYLEVARQIHVVAAQLEKWARMRGFKSSGLAAGSCKRLFCANSETCQALEPGGVCRFPQWSRLSLSALGVNVFELCDKIGWPIEKVTRDSKHPSDAMGVLVGILLVGKN is encoded by the coding sequence ATGGAAGAGAGTCAGCTGCGACAATTCACCGATAAAGCCCTTGCGCTGGGAATGGACGACGCCCGGTGTGTTGGCGTGACGGAGTTGCCGATTGATCCGACCCTGACGGACTATTGTCTGGAATGTGGCGCCTATGGTGAATCCGCCCTGTGCCCACCGCACCGTGGTGCCATTGAAGATGTGCCGGGCATGCTGGCCGGTTATGAGTGGGCCGTCGTGTTCAAGCGGGATCTGCCGGTGGTTGACTTGCAAAGTAAGGAATACCTTGAGGTGGCCCGTCAGATTCATGTGGTGGCGGCGCAACTGGAAAAGTGGGCACGCATGCGTGGTTTTAAGTCTTCTGGCCTCGCGGCGGGATCGTGCAAACGGTTGTTTTGTGCCAACAGTGAAACCTGTCAGGCGCTGGAGCCGGGGGGCGTGTGTCGTTTTCCCCAGTGGTCGCGACTGTCCTTGTCCGCACTTGGTGTCAATGTGTTTGAGTTGTGTGACAAAATCGGTTGGCCGATTGAAAAGGTGACTCGCGACAGTAAGCATCCCTCGGATGCCATGGGGGTGCTGGTCGGCATCCTTCTGGTCGGCAAAAATTAA
- a CDS encoding sodium:solute symporter family protein — protein MSIPLLTTVVIVYLTVIAILSLQAWKKTRNAADYLVAGRQIHPFVMALSYGATFVSTSAIIGFGGAAAVFGMSLQWLTFLTVFVGVFIAFVFFGRRTRVMGLNLNAHTFPEFLGLRFESTRLQGATGLLIFIAMPLYASVVLMGGAKFIAQILDTNYNVALFFLTIFVAVYVIMGGLKAVMYTDAFQGSMMFIGMVSLLVATYYKLGGFITAHQRLTDMQDLAVKIFGAKGHTGWTNFPQFGSEYWLVVVTTIVLGVGIGVLAQPQLIVRFMTVKSNRELNRAVLIGGIFVLIVVGVSLAIGALANVFFYYENPDTAGQIAIVAAGKNVSEIIPLYISASMPQWFTAVFMITLLSAAMSTLSSQFHAMGTALGRDIYEKALGRSGNSVILTKIGILFAILISYFLAWALPTFFEGGTAIIARGTAIFFGICAAAFLPMYFGALYFRSMTRLSAWACFFTGTLTSLFWLFFVHAKESKPLMICNALFGVDSLGDGTLWAVVDPLVIALPASTLVTILFNLKRSKNYSDHHIERCFHNVK, from the coding sequence ATGAGCATCCCATTACTGACTACTGTTGTTATCGTCTACCTGACGGTGATCGCCATTCTATCACTACAGGCATGGAAAAAAACCCGCAATGCCGCCGACTATCTGGTGGCCGGACGCCAGATCCACCCTTTTGTCATGGCCCTCTCCTACGGCGCCACCTTTGTCAGCACCTCGGCCATCATCGGCTTTGGCGGCGCTGCGGCCGTGTTCGGCATGAGCCTGCAATGGCTGACCTTTCTCACCGTGTTTGTCGGCGTGTTCATTGCCTTCGTCTTTTTCGGGCGTCGCACGCGGGTGATGGGCCTGAACCTCAATGCCCATACCTTTCCCGAGTTCCTCGGCCTGCGCTTTGAATCCACCCGTCTTCAGGGTGCCACCGGCCTGCTGATCTTCATCGCCATGCCGCTCTATGCCAGCGTTGTCCTTATGGGTGGGGCCAAGTTCATTGCCCAGATCCTCGACACCAACTACAACGTGGCACTGTTTTTCCTGACCATCTTCGTCGCCGTGTACGTCATTATGGGCGGCCTTAAAGCGGTTATGTACACCGACGCCTTCCAGGGCAGCATGATGTTTATCGGCATGGTCTCTCTGCTGGTGGCCACCTACTACAAACTCGGCGGGTTCATCACCGCCCATCAGCGGCTGACCGACATGCAGGACCTTGCCGTCAAAATCTTCGGCGCCAAAGGCCACACCGGCTGGACCAACTTTCCACAATTCGGCAGCGAATATTGGCTGGTGGTCGTCACCACCATTGTTCTTGGGGTCGGCATCGGCGTTCTGGCCCAGCCTCAGTTGATCGTGCGCTTTATGACCGTCAAGAGCAACCGTGAGCTGAACCGCGCCGTGCTGATCGGCGGTATCTTTGTCCTGATCGTCGTTGGCGTCTCTCTCGCCATCGGAGCACTGGCCAACGTGTTTTTCTACTACGAAAACCCGGACACCGCCGGACAAATCGCCATCGTCGCCGCCGGGAAAAATGTCTCGGAGATCATTCCGTTGTACATCAGCGCCTCCATGCCGCAGTGGTTCACCGCCGTCTTTATGATCACCCTGCTCTCCGCGGCCATGAGTACCCTGAGTTCCCAGTTTCACGCCATGGGCACCGCCCTGGGACGCGATATTTATGAAAAAGCACTGGGTCGTAGCGGCAACAGCGTCATCCTCACCAAGATCGGCATCCTGTTCGCCATCCTCATCAGCTATTTTCTTGCCTGGGCACTACCGACATTTTTTGAAGGGGGAACCGCGATCATTGCACGGGGAACGGCGATCTTCTTCGGTATCTGCGCGGCCGCGTTTCTGCCCATGTATTTCGGCGCGCTTTATTTCCGCAGCATGACGCGACTCAGCGCCTGGGCCTGTTTTTTCACCGGCACGCTCACCAGCCTGTTCTGGCTGTTCTTCGTTCACGCCAAAGAATCCAAACCGCTGATGATCTGCAACGCCCTGTTCGGTGTTGACTCCCTCGGTGACGGCACCCTGTGGGCCGTGGTCGATCCACTGGTGATTGCTCTGCCGGCCTCAACACTGGTCACGATCCTGTTCAACCTGAAACGCAGCAAAAATTATTCTGATCACCATATTGAGCGCTGCTTCCACAACGTCAAATAA
- a CDS encoding symporter small accessory protein gives MLGLEGILVPLGMILTLLSTVLCIVYGVLNWNKGYMTDEEFSQEQQWNEEEQHVEEQL, from the coding sequence ATGCTAGGTCTTGAAGGGATTCTCGTTCCTCTGGGCATGATCCTCACGTTGCTCAGCACCGTGCTGTGCATTGTTTACGGCGTGCTTAACTGGAACAAAGGGTACATGACCGACGAAGAGTTCTCCCAGGAACAACAGTGGAACGAGGAAGAACAGCACGTCGAAGAACAACTTTAA
- a CDS encoding LysR family transcriptional regulator, translated as MELYQLQSFAVIAQTKNLTRAAETLNLSQSALSSQLKGLEEDLGVTLFKRGARGMRLTLQGEQLLDEANQVLSSVRQLREQAHALHQGGGELVTLGLNASPSFLRIAAISRRLSQLHGEVRPVFQTSQTVNTARMLREGQIDVGFHYGRMRERDIVHQVLAEVRVCVVIPTRLTEDVECLDWTQVAALPWIWVGNDCPFYTMLMERIERQRLPRQVVTTVDEQIVRELVADGQGVAMMREDEAMPLVQSGRVKIWEPGWLTLPLGLAWLSKNAGQDRIRSMVSVIQDVWQSEQSGEDSETPYWL; from the coding sequence ATGGAACTCTACCAACTGCAATCTTTCGCGGTGATCGCCCAGACCAAAAATCTGACCCGTGCGGCGGAAACCCTCAACCTGAGTCAGTCGGCGTTGTCCAGCCAGCTTAAAGGGCTGGAGGAGGATCTCGGCGTCACCCTGTTTAAGCGTGGCGCACGCGGTATGCGTTTGACGCTGCAGGGAGAGCAGTTGCTCGATGAGGCCAACCAGGTGCTCAGTTCGGTACGCCAATTGCGTGAACAGGCTCATGCGCTGCATCAGGGCGGCGGTGAGCTGGTGACGCTGGGCCTTAACGCCAGTCCGTCATTTTTGCGTATCGCCGCAATCTCTCGGCGCCTCAGCCAGTTGCATGGTGAGGTGCGGCCGGTGTTTCAAACCAGCCAGACCGTCAATACGGCGCGTATGTTGCGTGAGGGACAGATAGATGTCGGCTTTCATTACGGCCGCATGCGTGAACGCGATATCGTTCATCAGGTGTTGGCCGAGGTGCGGGTGTGCGTGGTGATTCCCACCCGCCTGACCGAGGATGTTGAATGTCTCGACTGGACGCAGGTGGCGGCGCTGCCGTGGATCTGGGTCGGCAATGACTGCCCGTTTTACACCATGCTGATGGAGCGCATTGAACGGCAACGGCTGCCGCGCCAGGTAGTGACCACGGTGGATGAGCAGATCGTGCGTGAATTGGTGGCCGACGGCCAGGGGGTCGCCATGATGCGCGAGGATGAGGCCATGCCGCTGGTGCAGAGCGGCCGGGTCAAGATCTGGGAGCCGGGCTGGTTGACCCTGCCGCTGGGACTGGCCTGGTTGAGCAAAAATGCCGGACAGGATCGCATCCGTTCGATGGTCAGCGTCATTCAGGACGTCTGGCAGAGCGAGCAGTCCGGCGAGGACAGCGAAACCCCTTATTGGCTGTAA
- a CDS encoding GSU3529 family protein yields the protein MKLFEQLAAAIRKEHEQGELPDYLVAPLQRVVENAENHRDQAELVGQLTEQLSELDPYSDCGCFGEGYTVSDLITTLKKLGIEVTGSTPPSCTLS from the coding sequence ATGAAGCTCTTTGAACAACTGGCCGCAGCCATCCGCAAAGAACATGAACAAGGCGAACTGCCCGACTATCTGGTCGCCCCCTTGCAACGGGTGGTGGAAAATGCCGAGAATCATCGGGACCAGGCGGAGCTGGTTGGTCAGTTGACGGAACAACTCAGCGAGCTCGATCCGTACAGCGACTGCGGCTGCTTTGGTGAGGGCTATACGGTCTCCGACCTGATCACCACCCTGAAAAAACTCGGCATTGAGGTCACCGGCTCGACGCCACCAAGCTGCACCCTTTCATAA
- a CDS encoding rhodanese-like domain-containing protein has translation MELSMKWRRPLFGGAAILLLAVAACGENIAPKALNQQLKKKNRPVVVDVRSSFEYQSGHVPGAIHVPLWSVPFSRSKLPKELDGIVIYCEHGPRAVLARGLFLLIGVRPVAFLKGHMAAWRQARLPMEK, from the coding sequence ATGGAATTGTCCATGAAATGGCGTCGGCCCCTGTTTGGCGGCGCGGCAATTCTGCTGTTGGCGGTGGCCGCCTGCGGCGAAAATATCGCCCCGAAGGCGTTGAATCAGCAATTAAAGAAAAAGAACCGTCCCGTGGTGGTGGATGTGCGCAGTTCGTTTGAATATCAGTCCGGACATGTGCCGGGCGCCATCCATGTGCCGCTCTGGTCGGTGCCGTTCAGTCGTTCGAAGCTGCCGAAAGAATTGGACGGAATCGTCATTTATTGTGAGCATGGCCCGCGGGCGGTGTTGGCGCGCGGTCTGTTTTTGCTCATCGGGGTGCGCCCCGTGGCTTTCCTCAAAGGACATATGGCGGCCTGGCGCCAGGCGCGCTTGCCCATGGAAAAATAA
- a CDS encoding pyrimidine/purine nucleoside phosphorylase → MTYQSPQEFSDATVTCKANLYFDGQVISHSLTLANGEKKTLGVMFPGIYRFETNAAEKMEIIAGQCKVKVADQGGWIGFEAGTWFDVPAKSFFEIEVIGDSVEYVCSFIS, encoded by the coding sequence ATGACGTACCAATCCCCTCAAGAATTTTCCGATGCCACGGTGACCTGCAAGGCCAATCTTTATTTTGACGGTCAAGTGATCAGCCACAGTCTGACCCTGGCCAACGGCGAAAAAAAGACCCTTGGTGTGATGTTTCCCGGTATTTATCGTTTTGAAACCAATGCGGCGGAAAAAATGGAAATTATTGCCGGGCAGTGCAAGGTGAAGGTGGCCGATCAAGGCGGTTGGATCGGTTTTGAAGCCGGAACATGGTTTGATGTGCCGGCCAAGTCGTTTTTTGAAATCGAAGTGATCGGCGATTCTGTGGAATACGTCTGCTCATTTATTTCGTAG
- a CDS encoding S1-like domain-containing RNA-binding protein: MIQIGCWHTLVVTSRDDRGATLLLDGQPVLLPKKECPMATQMGDEMTVFVYNGRHDQLMATFKKPLAEANQFALMRVSQANKFGAFVDWGLDKELLVPFAEQPERMKIGRDYIVHVGLDNTGRLIGSTRIERFLEAEEIPFNPGEEVDVLIWQLTELGAKVIVNNRYAGLIYQDELPPDLKRGEQGKAYVMRVRDDNLIDITLRKVGKAGMDEARQVVFEALQVEGRLPLTDKSAPEEIEQMLGLSKKAFKRAVGILYKERLIELGEGEIRLR; the protein is encoded by the coding sequence ATGATTCAAATAGGATGTTGGCATACTCTGGTGGTGACGTCGCGTGATGATCGCGGGGCAACGCTGCTTCTTGACGGGCAGCCCGTGTTGCTGCCGAAAAAAGAATGTCCCATGGCCACTCAGATGGGTGATGAGATGACGGTGTTCGTGTACAACGGCCGTCACGATCAGTTGATGGCAACCTTCAAAAAACCTCTCGCGGAAGCGAACCAGTTTGCCCTGATGCGTGTCAGTCAGGCCAATAAGTTTGGGGCGTTTGTTGATTGGGGCCTCGACAAAGAGTTGCTGGTGCCGTTTGCCGAGCAACCGGAGCGGATGAAGATCGGCCGTGATTATATTGTCCATGTCGGCCTCGACAACACCGGGCGTTTGATCGGCAGTACCCGCATCGAACGTTTCCTCGAAGCGGAGGAGATTCCGTTTAATCCGGGGGAAGAGGTCGATGTGCTGATCTGGCAATTGACCGAGCTGGGCGCCAAGGTGATTGTTAACAACCGCTATGCCGGTTTGATCTATCAGGATGAGCTGCCTCCTGATCTCAAGCGTGGTGAGCAGGGTAAGGCCTATGTCATGCGTGTGCGTGACGACAACCTGATCGATATCACCCTGCGCAAGGTGGGCAAAGCCGGTATGGACGAGGCGCGTCAGGTGGTGTTTGAGGCGTTGCAGGTGGAAGGGCGGCTGCCGCTGACCGACAAGAGTGCGCCGGAAGAGATTGAGCAGATGTTGGGATTAAGCAAGAAGGCGTTTAAGCGGGCTGTCGGCATATTGTATAAGGAACGGCTGATTGAGCTTGGTGAGGGCGAGATTCGTTTGCGCTGA